The following coding sequences are from one Desulfosporosinus orientis DSM 765 window:
- a CDS encoding small multi-drug export protein produces the protein MHHGRGYYAELSFVHNGDINEKLKKKEKREKNKGRIYRIWEKYGVIGLGMLSPLIMGAPLGAAIGISLGASPRRLILWMSIGIIVWTISLTHKYLRV, from the coding sequence TTGCATCACGGGAGAGGTTATTATGCCGAATTATCGTTTGTTCATAATGGAGATATAAATGAAAAGCTGAAGAAGAAGGAAAAACGAGAAAAGAACAAAGGACGCATTTATAGGATTTGGGAAAAGTACGGAGTGATCGGGTTAGGAATGTTATCCCCGCTTATAATGGGTGCTCCCCTGGGGGCAGCAATAGGAATTTCACTGGGAGCGTCCCCCAGACGACTTATTCTTTGGATGAGTATTGGCATTATTGTATGGACTATTTCCCTTACTCATAAGTACCTTAGGGTTTGA
- a CDS encoding aspartate/glutamate racemase family protein, whose translation MKIIGLIGGMSWESSVSYYRIINEEVKERLGGLHSAKCILYSVDFEEIEVLQRNDQWDKAGTILAEAAQSLEGAGAEVILICTNTMHKVAEQVENNISIPLLHIADITADRIQRNKIQTVGLLGTKYTMEQDFYKLRLETRGIKVLIPDNKDKEVVNRVIYQELCLGKINQDSKEAFKRIIKMLVERGAEGVILGCTEIGLLIGEEDVSVRIFDTALIHAKGAVDYALENECKEKQS comes from the coding sequence ATGAAGATTATTGGCTTAATTGGCGGTATGAGTTGGGAATCCTCGGTTTCATATTACCGAATTATTAATGAAGAGGTTAAAGAAAGGCTAGGCGGATTACATTCTGCCAAATGTATTTTATATAGTGTGGATTTTGAAGAGATCGAGGTGCTGCAAAGAAATGACCAATGGGATAAAGCTGGAACGATTCTGGCTGAAGCGGCTCAGAGTCTCGAAGGGGCAGGAGCAGAGGTTATTTTAATTTGTACAAACACAATGCATAAAGTGGCTGAGCAAGTCGAGAACAATATTAGTATTCCATTATTACATATTGCAGACATAACCGCCGACAGGATTCAAAGGAATAAAATACAGACTGTCGGATTATTAGGCACGAAATATACAATGGAACAAGATTTTTATAAATTACGGTTAGAAACCAGAGGGATTAAAGTACTAATTCCTGACAATAAGGACAAGGAAGTTGTAAACCGAGTCATTTATCAAGAGCTTTGTTTAGGGAAGATCAATCAAGATTCAAAAGAAGCGTTTAAAAGAATTATTAAGATGTTGGTTGAACGAGGGGCAGAGGGGGTTATTTTAGGGTGCACTGAAATCGGTCTCTTGATAGGAGAAGAGGATGTCAGTGTTCGGATTTTTGATACCGCATTAATTCATGCTAAAGGTGCAGTTGATTATGCCCTTGAGAATGAATGCAAAGAGAAGCAAAGCTGA
- a CDS encoding DUF2975 domain-containing protein, with translation MVILDQKGFSGIVNHILNLIFLGGLGIFLSLPFALKWYLGLMYTRTSENYNFLLVFLFITGIFALLIVHELRRMFKNLNKRNPFVMSNVHSLNRIAFSSLLIAACYFIKIIFYNSFLTIIVTMVFIIAGFFSIILAEVFHQAVLVKEENDLTI, from the coding sequence ATGGTTATTTTGGATCAAAAAGGGTTTTCCGGTATCGTTAATCATATTTTGAATCTTATCTTTCTCGGGGGACTAGGGATTTTTTTGAGCTTGCCCTTTGCTTTGAAATGGTATTTAGGATTGATGTACACGCGTACCAGTGAAAATTACAATTTCTTGTTGGTCTTTCTCTTTATCACAGGGATTTTTGCTTTGCTCATTGTTCATGAATTAAGGAGGATGTTTAAGAATTTAAATAAGCGTAACCCCTTTGTGATGAGCAATGTACATAGTCTTAACCGGATTGCTTTTTCCAGCTTACTGATTGCGGCATGCTATTTCATCAAAATTATCTTCTACAATTCATTTCTTACGATCATCGTGACCATGGTTTTTATTATCGCCGGATTCTTTTCCATCATTTTAGCGGAAGTTTTTCACCAAGCCGTACTGGTGAAAGAGGAAAATGATTTAACAATCTAA
- a CDS encoding acetyl-CoA carboxylase carboxyltransferase subunit alpha, with the protein MAQLFEFEKPIAELEQRILELRKFSADKGIDLSQEVSTLEKKVLQLKKEIYGNLEPWQKVQIARHSERPNFYDYSPLLFEDFIELKGDRLYADDRSIAGGIALFHGIPVTVVAQVKGKDTKENIKRNFGMPHPEGYRKAVRLMDQAEKFGRPILTFIDTPGAACDLGAEERGQGEAIARCLLAMSGYHVPVISTVIGEGGSGGALALGVGNVLLMLENSFYSVIAPESCASILWKDPGKAKEAAAALKFTAQDLLSLGVADELVREPQGGAHNSLQQTAEELSQVIAKHLIRLRSEDPEVLCQKRYEKLRAIGAFQETSNINLTKTLD; encoded by the coding sequence ATGGCTCAACTATTTGAATTTGAAAAACCTATAGCAGAACTGGAACAGAGAATTCTGGAACTCCGGAAATTTTCTGCAGACAAAGGAATTGACCTTTCTCAAGAAGTTTCCACTCTTGAGAAAAAAGTTCTTCAATTAAAGAAAGAGATTTACGGCAACCTGGAACCTTGGCAGAAGGTGCAAATTGCCAGGCATTCGGAGCGGCCGAATTTTTACGATTATTCCCCCCTTTTGTTTGAAGATTTCATAGAACTTAAAGGGGACCGGCTCTATGCCGATGATCGCTCCATAGCAGGGGGAATAGCTCTATTTCATGGCATTCCTGTGACGGTTGTGGCCCAGGTTAAGGGTAAAGACACTAAAGAGAATATTAAACGGAATTTCGGCATGCCCCATCCGGAAGGCTACCGCAAAGCGGTACGCCTCATGGATCAGGCGGAAAAGTTTGGCCGGCCGATTTTGACCTTTATCGATACTCCGGGAGCTGCTTGTGACTTGGGAGCAGAAGAGCGGGGACAAGGGGAGGCTATTGCCCGCTGTCTCCTCGCCATGTCAGGTTACCACGTTCCGGTCATCAGTACCGTCATCGGTGAAGGCGGCAGCGGCGGCGCCCTGGCCTTGGGTGTAGGTAATGTCCTCTTGATGCTGGAGAATTCCTTTTACTCTGTGATTGCCCCGGAGAGCTGCGCATCAATTCTTTGGAAAGACCCCGGTAAAGCCAAAGAAGCGGCGGCTGCATTGAAGTTTACGGCTCAGGATTTGTTAAGTCTGGGCGTTGCTGATGAATTAGTCCGCGAACCTCAAGGGGGAGCCCATAACAGCCTCCAGCAAACAGCGGAGGAATTGTCTCAGGTCATTGCCAAACATCTTATCCGGCTTCGCTCAGAAGACCCGGAAGTGCTTTGTCAAAAGCGATACGAAAAGCTGCGGGCTATTGGAGCTTTCCAAGAAACTTCAAATATAAATTTAACAAAAACACTTGACTAA
- a CDS encoding helix-turn-helix domain-containing protein yields MSIIVNLDVMMAKRKISSSELAAKIDLTQANLSILKNNKAKAIRFTTLEAICKALDCQPGDILAYENDDGDK; encoded by the coding sequence ATGTCAATTATCGTAAACTTAGACGTTATGATGGCTAAAAGAAAAATCAGCTCTTCAGAGCTGGCTGCCAAAATAGATCTTACACAGGCCAATCTATCTATTCTAAAAAACAATAAGGCAAAGGCTATTCGCTTCACAACCCTTGAGGCAATCTGTAAAGCTCTGGATTGCCAGCCGGGGGATATTTTGGCTTATGAAAATGACGATGGTGATAAATAA
- a CDS encoding DUF5316 family protein has translation MLMISNELEVKIMRAFLAGLFVGGLLLIVSLFLEDTTIIKYLLLLLGAIPMLISGVLSGSFVSGDRVRANYTGSKDFSKRTKLGSAFFLFGLSCFLVEIAIYYI, from the coding sequence ATGTTAATGATCAGTAATGAATTGGAAGTGAAAATTATGCGGGCATTTTTAGCCGGGCTCTTTGTGGGCGGACTATTACTAATTGTCTCTCTATTCCTCGAGGATACCACCATCATTAAGTATCTGCTCTTGCTTCTCGGCGCTATTCCAATGTTAATAAGTGGTGTACTCTCTGGTTCATTTGTTAGCGGCGACAGAGTCAGAGCCAATTATACTGGTTCTAAGGATTTCAGCAAGCGCACTAAACTAGGATCGGCATTTTTCTTGTTTGGTCTGTCCTGTTTCCTGGTGGAAATCGCTATTTATTACATTTAA
- a CDS encoding DUF4153 domain-containing protein — protein MEEAILMPNDERKKTEVQKEDIILLISSVLLGVIFDFLFYKKSLGISYLIFVIAFYLFFGWNLRRKIGFSYSFGWFLGIPILALSSTYLIFANQIFRALNFVIIPILIVAQTLLIIGENKHQWFEASFVMDIGKGVRRTLGNISKPLVVGLSLLRIPKSRKKDNTFQKVLLGVAISIPLLTIIISLLTSADYLFKNLISELVNSLGTINLTDIPQQGILVLLISIFMFSYTWSLLKSKDQGQTQGEESVAQQRAGSWDPVISVTILSLINCVYVIFIVIQFTYMFGAFHNVLPAGYTYAEYARRGFFELLIVTLINFSLLLSSLKFTGKEGKGLTRAVQVLHSLLVLCTMVILVSAFLRMSFYEAAYGYTYLRVLTHSFMIFLFVLLAVACYKIWNERFSLLKPYILLALAAYLVLNFANIDVLIAQKNIARYLETGKLDTYYLRHLSYDSIPVLVGLLNEENTPPDLKQYLEEQQMRLSQEQAWQSFNISQYEAQKVLTQ, from the coding sequence ATGGAAGAAGCAATATTAATGCCTAATGATGAACGTAAAAAAACGGAAGTTCAAAAGGAAGATATTATCCTCCTGATTTCCTCAGTCTTGTTGGGAGTGATTTTTGACTTTTTATTTTATAAAAAATCACTGGGGATTTCTTACTTGATTTTTGTAATTGCCTTTTATCTCTTCTTTGGCTGGAATTTAAGGCGCAAGATAGGGTTCAGCTACAGCTTCGGCTGGTTTTTAGGAATTCCGATTTTAGCTTTGTCATCCACCTATTTGATCTTTGCCAATCAAATTTTCAGGGCCCTTAATTTTGTGATCATCCCCATTCTGATCGTTGCCCAAACTCTCTTGATCATTGGAGAAAATAAACACCAATGGTTTGAGGCAAGTTTTGTTATGGATATAGGCAAAGGAGTCCGCCGTACCTTAGGAAATATCTCAAAACCCTTGGTTGTGGGATTAAGCCTCCTGCGTATTCCCAAGAGCAGGAAAAAGGACAACACTTTCCAAAAAGTTTTGCTGGGTGTCGCCATCTCAATTCCTCTTTTAACAATTATCATTAGTCTTCTTACCTCAGCGGACTACTTGTTTAAAAATCTCATAAGTGAGCTGGTAAACTCTTTGGGAACCATCAACCTGACGGATATTCCCCAGCAGGGCATCCTGGTGTTACTGATCAGTATTTTTATGTTTAGTTATACCTGGAGTTTATTAAAATCCAAAGACCAGGGACAGACTCAAGGGGAAGAATCTGTTGCTCAGCAAAGGGCCGGCAGTTGGGACCCCGTCATCTCGGTGACCATCTTAAGTTTGATTAATTGTGTCTATGTCATATTCATCGTTATTCAGTTCACCTATATGTTTGGGGCATTCCATAATGTATTACCCGCGGGTTATACCTATGCCGAATATGCCAGAAGAGGTTTTTTTGAGTTGTTAATAGTAACTCTAATAAACTTCAGTCTTTTGTTAAGCAGTCTTAAGTTTACCGGTAAGGAAGGAAAAGGATTGACAAGAGCTGTGCAGGTATTGCACTCGCTCCTTGTGCTCTGTACCATGGTGATCCTGGTTTCGGCATTTTTAAGAATGTCCTTCTATGAGGCGGCCTATGGCTATACCTATTTAAGAGTATTAACCCATAGTTTTATGATCTTCTTGTTTGTCTTATTGGCAGTTGCCTGCTATAAGATTTGGAATGAGCGGTTTTCTCTCCTTAAACCTTATATCCTTCTTGCCCTGGCTGCTTATTTAGTGCTGAATTTTGCCAACATCGACGTACTTATTGCCCAAAAGAATATTGCTCGATATTTAGAAACGGGGAAGCTGGATACCTATTATTTAAGACATTTATCCTATGACAGCATCCCGGTGTTAGTCGGTCTTCTTAACGAGGAAAATACCCCTCCTGATCTGAAACAATATTTAGAGGAACAACAAATGAGGTTATCCCAGGAGCAGGCCTGGCAATCCTTTAATATTTCTCAGTATGAGGCCCAAAAAGTTCTCACTCAATAG